One part of the Fusobacterium pseudoperiodonticum genome encodes these proteins:
- the citX gene encoding citrate lyase holo-[acyl-carrier protein] synthase, which yields MQGVEVGIEEVLLCRERRVDIQNEMIKKYNTPLISFTMNIPGPIKTNGQIKKAFNIGKNLILENLKENNIVVLEIKELDESTGNELFISVDSTADKVKNITVNIEESSQLGRLFDVDVIDVNFEKLSRKSFRKCLICEEQAQECGRSRKHSIEELQNKVEEILEKELLQNNKK from the coding sequence ATGCAAGGAGTAGAAGTTGGAATTGAAGAAGTTTTATTGTGTCGTGAAAGAAGAGTAGATATTCAAAATGAAATGATAAAGAAATATAACACACCTTTAATATCATTTACTATGAATATACCTGGTCCTATAAAGACTAATGGACAGATAAAAAAGGCTTTTAATATTGGAAAAAATTTAATATTAGAAAATTTAAAAGAAAATAATATTGTAGTTTTAGAAATAAAAGAATTAGATGAAAGTACAGGAAATGAATTATTTATCTCTGTTGATAGTACAGCCGATAAAGTAAAAAATATTACTGTTAACATTGAAGAAAGCTCTCAATTAGGAAGATTATTTGATGTGGATGTTATTGATGTTAATTTTGAAAAACTATCAAGAAAGTCTTTTAGAAAATGCTTAATTTGCGAAGAACAAGCTCAAGAATGTGGTAGAAGTAGAAAACATTCTATTGAAGAATTACAAAATAAAGTTGAAGAAATATTGGAAAAAGAACTGTTACAAAATAATAAAAAGTAA
- a CDS encoding ankyrin repeat domain-containing protein, translating into MIKLKDIGSFKSIPEILDDIIKENISKLDEHLAKAWDINKNISISKYTDLSPLDCALIMEAFESVKWLVEHGVNLNAKDRPSFLTAVRYCDEKIIQYLVSHGAKVNLTNNVKSDAFMEAIYGKNYKYLQLIHDLGHTVEKYGGKAFREAVSDRNYDVLKFFISNGVDINYNEADMVYPFKPTPLCVAARYVDLDMCKFLVENGADVTLTEKDGMRPYSIALEKGDIEMTEYFKSLEPSEYHNLQNKLDELKTFKLPKVLIEFLQGNKLHFELDDCDFKWIEFFSLIDAIPMKVGRQKLLRISKATGDYEDIYIVWNPKTKKIAFYDMEHKELKDITDFVDFIENTSSYMQKIIEGEL; encoded by the coding sequence ATGATAAAACTAAAAGACATCGGAAGTTTTAAATCTATTCCTGAAATATTAGATGATATTATAAAAGAAAATATCTCTAAATTAGATGAGCATTTAGCGAAAGCTTGGGATATAAATAAAAATATATCAATCAGTAAATATACTGATTTATCTCCTTTAGATTGTGCTTTGATTATGGAGGCTTTTGAGTCAGTGAAATGGCTTGTGGAGCATGGAGTTAATTTAAATGCAAAAGATAGGCCAAGTTTTTTGACAGCTGTTAGATATTGTGATGAAAAAATAATTCAATATCTTGTTTCTCATGGTGCAAAAGTAAACTTAACAAATAATGTTAAATCAGATGCATTTATGGAAGCTATATATGGAAAGAATTATAAATATTTACAACTTATCCATGATTTAGGACATACAGTTGAAAAATATGGTGGAAAAGCATTTCGTGAAGCTGTTTCTGATAGGAATTATGATGTTTTAAAATTTTTCATCAGTAATGGTGTTGATATAAACTATAATGAAGCAGATATGGTTTATCCTTTTAAGCCTACTCCTTTGTGTGTAGCAGCAAGATATGTTGATTTAGATATGTGTAAATTTCTTGTGGAGAATGGAGCAGATGTCACTTTGACAGAAAAAGATGGAATGAGACCGTATAGCATAGCCTTAGAAAAAGGTGATATTGAAATGACTGAATATTTTAAATCATTAGAGCCATCTGAATATCATAATTTACAAAATAAATTAGATGAATTGAAAACATTTAAGTTACCAAAAGTCCTAATTGAGTTTTTACAAGGAAATAAACTGCATTTTGAACTAGATGACTGTGATTTTAAATGGATAGAGTTTTTTTCGTTAATAGATGCAATTCCAATGAAAGTGGGAAGACAAAAATTACTTCGTATTTCTAAAGCAACTGGAGATTATGAGGACATATATATTGTTTGGAATCCAAAAACAAAGAAAATTGCTTTTTATGATATGGAACATAAAGAGCTTAAAGATATTACTGATTTTGTTGACTTTATAGAAAATACTTCATCATATATGCAAAAAATAATTGAAGGTGAATTATAG
- a CDS encoding 2-hydroxyacyl-CoA dehydratase, producing the protein MDKNCKVLIPMMMDIHFDLIAGVLKNEGYDVEVLKTDHRGVIEEGLKSVHNDMCYPALLVIGQFIDALKSGKYDTNNVALLLTQTGGGCRASNYIHLLRKALEINGFHKVKVLSLNFEGLDKKNEFSLSFKGYFNLFYSILYGDLLMSIYHQSVAYEENPGDSKSILAYWKEKLISEVGKKPFKKLKENYKKIIEHFLTIPKNLSKKKIRVGIVGEIYMKYSPLGNNHLTDYLEKEGVEAVNTGLLDFLLFNLYDTIFDRKIYGRKGLKYYFVKYVVGYIEKKQKEMIDVIKQYKSFIPPSPFAKVREMTKGYLGHGVKMGEGWLLTAEMLEFIEMGVKNIVCAQPFGCLPNHIIAKGMIRKIKDNHPEANIIAVDYDPGASSVNQENRIRLMLENARMLATE; encoded by the coding sequence ATGGATAAAAATTGTAAAGTGCTTATTCCTATGATGATGGATATTCATTTTGACCTAATAGCAGGAGTTTTAAAAAATGAAGGATATGATGTAGAGGTACTGAAAACTGATCATAGAGGAGTTATAGAAGAAGGATTAAAAAGTGTTCATAATGATATGTGTTATCCTGCCCTTCTTGTAATAGGACAATTTATTGATGCATTAAAAAGTGGAAAATATGATACAAATAATGTAGCTTTATTACTGACACAAACTGGAGGAGGTTGTAGAGCTTCTAATTATATTCACCTACTTCGTAAAGCATTAGAAATAAATGGTTTTCATAAGGTAAAAGTACTATCTTTAAATTTTGAGGGCTTAGATAAAAAGAATGAATTTTCTCTTTCATTTAAAGGTTATTTCAATCTTTTTTATAGTATTTTATATGGTGATCTTTTGATGTCTATTTACCATCAATCAGTAGCATATGAAGAAAATCCAGGAGACAGTAAAAGTATCCTGGCTTATTGGAAGGAAAAACTGATTTCTGAAGTTGGAAAGAAACCTTTTAAAAAGCTAAAAGAAAACTATAAAAAAATAATAGAACATTTCTTAACAATTCCTAAAAACTTAAGTAAGAAAAAAATTCGTGTAGGTATTGTAGGAGAGATTTATATGAAATATTCTCCTTTAGGAAATAATCATTTAACAGATTATTTAGAAAAAGAAGGGGTTGAAGCTGTTAATACAGGGCTTCTTGACTTTTTACTATTCAACCTATATGACACTATTTTTGATAGAAAGATTTATGGAAGAAAAGGACTTAAATATTACTTTGTAAAGTATGTAGTAGGGTATATTGAAAAGAAACAAAAAGAAATGATAGATGTTATAAAACAATATAAATCATTTATTCCACCATCTCCTTTTGCTAAAGTTAGAGAAATGACTAAAGGTTACTTAGGGCATGGAGTGAAAATGGGAGAAGGTTGGTTGTTGACAGCAGAAATGTTAGAGTTTATTGAAATGGGGGTAAAGAATATTGTTTGTGCTCAACCATTTGGTTGTTTACCTAACCATATAATTGCAAAAGGAATGATTAGAAAGATTAAAGATAATCACCCTGAAGCAAATATCATTGCTGTAGATTATGATCCTGGAGCAAGTTCTGTCAATCAGGAAAATAGAATTCGTTTAATGTTAGAAAATGCAAGAATGCTAGCTACAGAATAA
- the citC gene encoding [citrate (pro-3S)-lyase] ligase, producing MSEYNISKIYENDKRSLKLIDDLLAKEEIRRDKNLDYTCAMFDDDMNIIATGSCFKNTLRCLAVDNSHQGEGLMNQIITHLVDYEFSRGLSHLFLYTKNKSMKFFKDLGFYEIINIENQIVFMENKRTGFSDYLDNLKKDMREGKNIASLIMNANPFTLGHQYLVEKAANENDILHLFIVSDDSSLVPFKVRKKLVIEGTKHLKNISYHETGDYIVSSATFPSYFQKDEVAVIESQANLDIEVFTRIAKALNINRRYVGEEPNSLVTNIYNQTMLKKLPENNIECVVVPRKKYSDKVISASTVRQIIKDGNLEDLKSLVPETTYNYFLSDEAKPVIDKIRSQADVIHY from the coding sequence ATGTCAGAATACAATATTTCTAAAATATATGAAAATGATAAAAGAAGTTTAAAATTAATCGATGACTTACTAGCTAAAGAAGAAATTAGAAGAGATAAAAACTTAGATTACACTTGTGCTATGTTTGATGATGATATGAATATCATTGCAACTGGAAGCTGTTTTAAGAATACTTTAAGATGTCTTGCTGTTGATAACTCTCATCAAGGAGAAGGACTTATGAATCAAATAATTACTCACCTTGTGGATTATGAATTCTCAAGAGGACTAAGTCATTTATTTTTGTATACTAAAAATAAATCTATGAAATTTTTTAAAGATTTAGGTTTTTATGAAATTATAAATATAGAAAATCAAATTGTCTTTATGGAGAATAAGAGAACTGGTTTTTCTGATTATTTAGATAATTTAAAAAAGGATATGAGAGAAGGTAAAAACATTGCTTCTCTTATTATGAATGCCAATCCTTTTACCTTGGGACATCAATATTTAGTTGAAAAAGCTGCTAATGAAAATGATATTCTGCATTTATTCATAGTCAGTGATGATAGTAGCTTAGTTCCTTTTAAAGTAAGAAAAAAGCTTGTTATAGAAGGGACAAAACATCTAAAGAATATCTCTTATCATGAAACAGGAGATTATATAGTAAGTAGTGCTACTTTCCCAAGCTATTTTCAAAAAGATGAAGTTGCAGTAATAGAAAGTCAGGCTAATTTAGATATTGAAGTCTTTACTAGAATTGCTAAGGCCTTAAATATCAATAGACGTTATGTTGGAGAAGAGCCTAATAGCTTAGTAACAAATATCTATAATCAAACTATGTTAAAAAAATTACCTGAAAATAATATAGAATGTGTAGTAGTACCTAGAAAAAAATATTCTGACAAGGTTATAAGTGCTTCAACAGTTAGACAAATAATAAAAGATGGAAATTTAGAAGATTTAAAAAGTCTTGTTCCTGAAACAACTTATAATTATTTTTTAAGTGATGAAGCAAAGCCTGTAATAGATAAAATTCGTTCTCAAGCTGATGTTATTCATTACTAA
- the purM gene encoding phosphoribosylformylglycinamidine cyclo-ligase gives MINSYKDSGVDKEEGYKAVELMKKNVLKTHNKSVLTNLGSFGAMYELGQYKNPVLISGTDGVGTKLEIAMKQKKYDTVGIDCVAMCVNDVLCHGAKPLFFLDYLACGKLDAEIAAQLVSGVTEGCLQSYAALVGGETAEMPGFYQEGDYDIAGFCVGIVEKDNLIDGSKVKEGNKIIAVASSGFHSNGYSLVRKVFTDYNEKISLKEYGENVTMGDVLLTPTKIYVKPILKVLEKFNVNGMAHITGGGLYENLPRCMGKDLSPVVFREKVRVPEIFKLIAERSKIKEEELFGTFNMGVGFTLVVEEKDVEPIIELLTSLGETAYEIGHIEKGDHSLCLK, from the coding sequence ATGATAAATTCTTATAAAGATTCAGGTGTTGACAAGGAAGAAGGATACAAAGCAGTTGAATTAATGAAGAAAAATGTTTTAAAAACTCATAATAAATCTGTTCTAACAAACTTAGGTAGCTTTGGAGCTATGTATGAATTAGGGCAATATAAAAATCCTGTTTTAATTTCAGGAACTGATGGAGTTGGAACAAAATTAGAAATTGCAATGAAACAAAAAAAATATGATACAGTAGGAATAGATTGTGTTGCTATGTGTGTAAATGATGTACTATGCCATGGAGCAAAACCATTATTTTTCCTAGATTATTTAGCTTGTGGAAAACTTGATGCAGAAATAGCTGCACAATTAGTTTCAGGAGTTACAGAAGGTTGTCTACAATCTTATGCTGCCTTAGTTGGTGGAGAAACTGCTGAAATGCCAGGTTTTTATCAAGAAGGAGACTATGATATAGCAGGTTTCTGTGTTGGAATAGTTGAAAAAGATAACTTAATAGATGGTTCAAAAGTTAAAGAAGGAAATAAAATAATAGCAGTAGCTTCAAGTGGTTTCCATAGCAATGGATACTCACTAGTAAGAAAAGTATTTACTGACTATAATGAAAAAATCTCTTTAAAAGAATATGGAGAAAACGTAACTATGGGAGATGTTTTACTAACTCCTACAAAAATTTATGTAAAACCTATATTAAAAGTTTTAGAAAAATTTAATGTAAATGGTATGGCACATATAACAGGTGGAGGTCTATATGAAAACTTACCTCGTTGTATGGGAAAAGATTTATCTCCAGTAGTATTTAGAGAAAAAGTAAGAGTTCCTGAAATATTTAAGTTGATTGCTGAAAGAAGTAAAATTAAAGAAGAAGAATTATTTGGAACTTTCAATATGGGAGTAGGTTTTACTTTAGTAGTAGAAGAAAAAGATGTTGAACCTATCATTGAACTGTTAACTTCATTAGGAGAAACTGCTTATGAAATAGGACATATTGAAAAAGGAGATCATTCTTTATGTTTAAAATAA
- a CDS encoding LLM class flavin-dependent oxidoreductase, which translates to MENKKVKVSALNLVPQFQGETTIEAINRAVDLAKILEDLDYYRYWVAEHHNFRGVVSSATALLIQHILANTKKIKVGSGGVMLPNHSPLQVAETYGTLETLYPHRVDLGVGRAPGTDAETASLIYRQKYANIHNFMEDILQLERYFGPEEEQGVVIANPGINTNVPIIILGSSTSSAYVAAELGLPYSFATHFAPAMAEEALSIYRKQFKASKYLDKPYFILGVLAHGADTDEEAEKLYTIAQQGSIRLLREEKGLYPLADEKFEENLNLSSAEKIFLKSRMGINLMGSKETMAKIWKEVKAKFDPDEVIAVSYMPKLEELEKSYRILKEVIENN; encoded by the coding sequence ATGGAAAATAAAAAAGTAAAGGTATCAGCTTTAAATTTAGTACCTCAATTTCAAGGAGAAACTACAATAGAGGCTATAAATAGAGCAGTAGACTTAGCAAAAATTTTGGAAGATTTAGATTATTATAGATATTGGGTAGCAGAACATCATAATTTTAGAGGAGTAGTAAGTTCAGCAACAGCATTATTAATCCAACATATATTAGCTAATACAAAGAAAATAAAGGTAGGTTCAGGTGGAGTAATGTTACCTAACCATTCTCCTCTACAGGTAGCAGAAACTTATGGAACTTTAGAAACTTTATATCCTCATAGAGTAGATTTAGGAGTTGGTAGAGCACCTGGAACTGATGCAGAAACAGCTAGTTTAATATATAGACAAAAATATGCAAATATTCATAATTTTATGGAAGATATTTTACAATTAGAAAGATATTTTGGTCCTGAAGAAGAACAAGGAGTAGTTATTGCTAATCCAGGAATAAATACAAATGTTCCTATAATTATTTTAGGTAGTTCAACAAGCTCAGCATATGTAGCTGCAGAATTAGGATTGCCATACTCTTTTGCTACTCATTTTGCCCCTGCTATGGCTGAAGAAGCCCTTTCTATATATAGAAAACAATTTAAAGCTTCAAAATATTTAGATAAACCATATTTTATTTTAGGAGTTCTTGCTCATGGAGCAGATACTGATGAAGAAGCTGAAAAGTTATATACAATAGCTCAACAAGGTTCAATAAGACTATTAAGAGAAGAAAAAGGTCTATATCCTTTAGCTGATGAAAAATTTGAGGAGAACTTAAATTTAAGCTCCGCTGAGAAAATATTTTTAAAGTCAAGAATGGGAATAAATTTAATGGGTTCAAAAGAAACTATGGCTAAAATCTGGAAAGAAGTAAAAGCAAAATTTGATCCTGATGAAGTAATTGCAGTAAGTTATATGCCTAAGTTAGAAGAACTAGAAAAGTCATATAGAATATTAAAAGAAGTTATAGAAAATAACTAA
- the purD gene encoding phosphoribosylamine--glycine ligase: protein MKVLIVGSGGREHAIAWKISQNPKVEKIFAAPGNAYNKVIKNCENVNLKTSDDILNFALKEKIDLTIVGSEELLVDGIVNKFQENNLTIFGPNKEAAMLEGSKAFAKDFMQKYGVKTAKYQSFTDKEKAIKYLDEMSYPVVIKASGLAAGKGVVIAQNRKEAEDTLNDMMTNKVFAAAGDTVVIEEFLDGVEISVLSITDSEVIIPFISAKDHKKISEKETGLNTGGMGVIAPNPYYTKTIEEKFIQNILNPTLKGIKEEKMNFVGIIFFGLMVANGEVYLLEYNMRMGDPETQAVLPLMKSDFLDVINSALNKELKNIKIDWENKSTCCVVMAAGGYPVKYEKGNLISGLEKFDVSNFDNKVFFAGVKEENDKFYTNGGRVLNVVSIQDSLEKAIEAAYKNVKEISFKDSYYRKDIGTLYVPVKD from the coding sequence ATGAAAGTTTTAATAGTTGGTTCTGGTGGTAGAGAACATGCAATAGCTTGGAAAATTTCTCAAAATCCAAAAGTAGAGAAAATATTTGCAGCACCAGGAAATGCTTATAACAAAGTTATTAAAAATTGTGAAAATGTGAATTTAAAAACTTCTGATGATATTTTAAATTTTGCATTAAAAGAAAAAATAGATTTAACTATTGTTGGAAGTGAAGAATTATTAGTTGATGGTATAGTTAATAAGTTTCAAGAAAATAATTTGACTATATTTGGACCAAATAAAGAAGCTGCTATGCTTGAAGGTTCGAAAGCTTTTGCAAAAGATTTTATGCAAAAGTATGGAGTTAAAACTGCTAAATATCAATCTTTTACTGATAAGGAAAAGGCTATAAAATATTTAGATGAAATGTCTTATCCTGTTGTAATAAAAGCAAGTGGACTTGCAGCTGGAAAAGGTGTTGTGATTGCACAAAATAGGAAAGAAGCTGAAGATACTTTAAATGATATGATGACTAATAAAGTATTTGCTGCAGCAGGAGATACTGTTGTAATTGAAGAATTTTTAGATGGTGTTGAAATTTCTGTTTTATCTATTACAGACTCAGAAGTAATAATACCTTTTATTTCGGCTAAGGACCATAAGAAAATATCTGAAAAAGAAACAGGTTTAAATACTGGTGGTATGGGAGTAATTGCACCTAATCCATATTATACAAAAACTATTGAAGAAAAATTTATTCAAAATATATTGAATCCTACTTTAAAGGGGATAAAAGAAGAAAAAATGAATTTTGTAGGAATAATATTCTTTGGCTTAATGGTTGCAAATGGAGAAGTATATTTACTTGAATATAATATGAGAATGGGAGATCCTGAAACTCAAGCAGTTTTACCACTAATGAAATCAGATTTTTTAGATGTAATTAACTCGGCTTTAAATAAAGAGTTAAAGAATATAAAAATTGATTGGGAAAATAAATCAACTTGTTGTGTAGTTATGGCAGCAGGTGGATATCCTGTTAAGTATGAAAAAGGAAATCTTATCAGTGGTCTAGAAAAATTTGATGTAAGCAATTTTGATAATAAGGTTTTCTTTGCAGGAGTAAAAGAAGAAAATGATAAGTTCTATACTAATGGTGGTAGAGTTTTAAATGTTGTTTCTATACAAGATAGTTTAGAAAAAGCTATTGAGGCTGCATATAAAAATGTAAAAGAAATTTCATTTAAAGATAGCTATTATCGTAAAGATATAGGAACTTTATATGTACCAGTTAAAGATTAG
- the purH gene encoding bifunctional phosphoribosylaminoimidazolecarboxamide formyltransferase/IMP cyclohydrolase yields MKKRALISVYDKTGILDFAKFLVSKGIEVISTGGTYKYLKENNIEVIEVSKITNFEEMLDGRVKTLHPNIHGGILALRDNEEHMRTLKERNIDTIDYVIVNLYPFFEKVKEDLSFEEKIEFIDIGGPTMLRSAAKSFKDVVVISDVKDYELIKEEINKSDDVSYETRKRLAGKVFNLTSAYDAAISQFLLDEDFPEYLNISYKKSMEMRYGENSHQKAAYYTDNMSDGAMKNFKQLNGKELSYNNIRDMDLAWKVVSEFDEICCCAVKHSTPCGVALGDNVEEAYRKAYETDPVSIFGGIVAFNKEVDEATAKLLNEIFLEIIIAPSFSTSALEILSKKKNIRLIECKNKPSDKKELIKVDGGILVQDTNDRLYENLEVVTKAKPTSQEGKDLIFALKVVKFVKSNAIVVAKNLQTLGIGGGEVSRIWAAEKALERAKERFNTTDVVLSSDAFFPFRDVVELAAKNGVKAIIQPSGSVNDKDSIEECDKNNISMIFSKLRHFKH; encoded by the coding sequence ATGAAAAAAAGAGCTTTAATTTCAGTATATGATAAAACAGGTATATTGGATTTTGCAAAATTCTTAGTCAGTAAAGGAATAGAAGTTATTTCTACTGGTGGAACATATAAATATTTAAAAGAAAATAATATTGAAGTTATTGAAGTTAGTAAGATAACAAACTTTGAAGAAATGTTAGATGGTAGAGTTAAAACTTTACATCCAAATATACATGGTGGAATTTTAGCATTGAGAGATAATGAAGAACATATGAGAACTTTAAAAGAAAGAAATATAGATACTATTGATTATGTTATAGTAAATCTATATCCTTTCTTTGAAAAAGTAAAAGAAGATTTATCTTTTGAAGAAAAAATTGAATTTATTGATATAGGTGGACCTACTATGCTTAGATCTGCCGCTAAATCTTTTAAAGATGTAGTTGTTATTTCTGATGTAAAAGATTATGAGCTTATAAAAGAAGAAATTAATAAGTCTGATGATGTTTCTTATGAAACTAGAAAAAGATTAGCAGGAAAAGTATTTAACTTGACTTCTGCCTATGATGCAGCTATATCACAATTCTTATTAGATGAAGACTTCCCAGAATATCTAAATATTTCATATAAAAAGTCTATGGAAATGAGATATGGAGAAAATTCACATCAAAAAGCTGCATATTATACTGACAATATGTCTGATGGAGCTATGAAAAACTTTAAACAACTTAATGGAAAAGAGCTTTCATATAATAATATCAGAGATATGGATCTTGCTTGGAAGGTTGTTTCAGAATTTGATGAAATTTGTTGTTGTGCAGTAAAGCACTCAACACCTTGTGGAGTTGCATTAGGAGATAATGTAGAGGAAGCATATAGAAAAGCTTATGAAACAGATCCTGTATCTATTTTTGGAGGAATAGTAGCATTTAACAAAGAAGTTGATGAAGCCACTGCAAAATTACTAAATGAAATATTCTTAGAAATTATAATAGCACCTAGTTTTTCAACTTCTGCTTTAGAAATCTTAAGTAAAAAGAAAAATATTAGACTTATTGAATGTAAAAATAAACCTAGTGATAAAAAAGAATTGATAAAAGTAGATGGTGGAATTTTAGTTCAAGATACAAATGATAGATTATATGAAAATTTAGAAGTTGTTACTAAAGCTAAACCTACAAGTCAAGAAGGAAAAGATTTAATTTTTGCTTTAAAAGTGGTAAAATTTGTAAAATCAAATGCTATTGTTGTAGCTAAGAATTTGCAAACATTAGGAATAGGTGGAGGAGAAGTAAGTAGAATTTGGGCAGCTGAAAAAGCTTTAGAAAGAGCTAAAGAAAGATTTAATACAACAGATGTTGTACTTTCTTCAGATGCATTCTTCCCATTTAGAGATGTAGTTGAATTAGCAGCTAAAAATGGAGTTAAAGCTATAATCCAACCTAGTGGTTCTGTAAATGATAAAGATTCTATTGAAGAATGTGATAAAAATAATATTTCTATGATATTCTCAAAATTAAGACACTTTAAACATTAA